One genomic segment of Chitinophaga sancti includes these proteins:
- a CDS encoding ABC transporter permease subunit, with protein MDLLKTICRHEWRQLCRQRWMLSGLILFIFIALLAIGVGNQAVHSKFTQIDSMKVSFDQDIRNTIQKLGDTSTPKGKGEAKNAGLAAMINYRLSPTAIKKPLPLSALSLGLMDVQPWYQQIKFTRNFNDQNWAPITNPMMMLAGNFDYSFVLVYLLPMLVLSFCYSIYSAEVEAGTLSLLAIQGSNVKLVIRLKLLFRFLLLGSILTLLNIIGFLLVIHKTDYTLGMLIGWMLITWLYLFFWIAIAYLALSLKKAAMVTALYLASTWLLLLIVIPSVVNSYIQVKYPLPLQDEIASFRRHQSEEIWAGSPKLLSDSFNRYNPQYASSINPAKDTLPHSLRYVAGYYYLLERRMNRKMKPFNQQVDLRNRTAQKLLRWNPVFLCESGLNTISGNQLYAFQDFNEQANKYQLQWQGFLYPFHFAEKRLTSADLSVIPVFNYRPPIVFDINVILAIVYIFMLSCIILVMAVLIERKHSFIKL; from the coding sequence ATGGATCTGTTAAAAACTATTTGTCGTCATGAATGGCGCCAGCTATGCAGACAACGCTGGATGCTGAGCGGTCTGATACTGTTTATTTTTATCGCATTGCTCGCAATAGGAGTTGGTAACCAGGCGGTGCATTCAAAGTTTACTCAGATTGATAGTATGAAGGTCAGTTTTGATCAGGATATCCGCAATACAATCCAAAAGTTGGGGGACACTTCAACGCCGAAAGGAAAAGGAGAAGCAAAAAATGCTGGTCTGGCAGCAATGATTAATTACCGGCTTTCACCAACTGCAATAAAAAAACCGCTGCCACTGTCTGCCCTATCCCTGGGACTTATGGATGTTCAACCATGGTATCAGCAGATAAAGTTCACCAGAAATTTTAATGATCAGAACTGGGCGCCTATAACAAATCCAATGATGATGCTGGCAGGTAATTTCGATTATAGCTTTGTATTAGTGTATTTATTGCCCATGCTAGTCCTTTCTTTCTGCTATTCTATATATTCAGCTGAAGTAGAAGCAGGCACATTGTCATTGCTTGCTATACAAGGAAGCAATGTAAAACTGGTAATACGGTTAAAGCTATTGTTCCGGTTCCTTTTATTAGGTTCTATCTTGACACTTTTGAATATAATCGGGTTTCTACTTGTAATACATAAGACGGACTACACATTAGGAATGCTAATTGGATGGATGTTGATTACCTGGCTTTATCTATTCTTTTGGATTGCAATTGCATATCTGGCGCTGTCCCTAAAAAAAGCAGCCATGGTTACAGCACTATATCTGGCTTCCACCTGGCTTCTGCTACTGATTGTTATTCCCTCTGTTGTTAATAGTTATATTCAGGTGAAATACCCTTTACCATTACAGGATGAGATTGCATCATTTCGAAGACATCAGTCAGAAGAAATATGGGCCGGTTCGCCAAAACTATTATCAGATAGTTTTAACAGATATAATCCTCAATATGCATCCAGTATTAATCCAGCAAAGGATACGCTTCCCCATAGTCTCCGTTATGTAGCAGGATATTACTATTTGCTCGAACGCCGCATGAATAGGAAAATGAAACCTTTTAATCAACAGGTTGATCTGCGAAATCGGACTGCACAAAAACTATTGCGATGGAATCCGGTTTTTTTATGCGAATCAGGATTAAATACAATCAGTGGGAATCAACTATACGCTTTCCAGGACTTCAATGAACAGGCAAACAAATATCAGTTGCAATGGCAAGGCTTTTTATATCCTTTTCATTTTGCGGAAAAGAGGTTAACATCTGCTGATTTATCTGTCATTCCTGTTTTTAACTACAGGCCTCCAATAGTATTTGATATCAATGTTATCCTTGCTATAGTATATATTTTCATGCTTTCCTGTATAATACTGGTAATGGCAGTACTCATCGAAAGAAAACATTCTTTTATCAAGCTGTAA